In Plasmodium gaboni strain SY75 chromosome 14, whole genome shotgun sequence, one genomic interval encodes:
- a CDS encoding putative protein-L-isoaspartate(D-aspartate) O- methyltransferase has protein sequence MYKLSENNHKSLLENLKRRGIIDDDDVYNTMLQVDRGKYIKEIPYIDTPVYISHGVTISAPHMHALSLKRLINVLKPGSRAIDVGSGSGYLTVCMAIKMNVLENKNSYVIGLERVKDLVNFSLENIKRDKPELLKIDNFKIIHKNIYQVNEEEKKELGLFDAIHVGASASELPEILVDLLAENGKLIIPIEEDYTQVLYEITKKNGKIIKDRLFDVCFVALKKN, from the exons atgtacAAATTATCTgaaaataatcataaaaGTTTACTTGAGAATCTGAAAAGAAGAGGAATTATTGATGATGACGATGTATACAATACTATGTTACAG gTTGATAGaggaaaatatattaaagaaataCCCTACATAGATACTCCTGTTTATATTAGCCATGGGGTGACCATATCTGCACCTCATATGCATGCTCTGTCCTTGAAAAGATTAATTAATGTTCTAAAACCTGGATCTAGGGCCATTGATGTTG GATCGGGCTCAGGTTATCTAACGGTTTGTATGGCCATAAAAATGAACGTACTTGAAAATAAGAATTCTTATGTTATAGGTTTAGAACGTGTAAAAGATTTAGTAAATTTTTCattagaaaatataaaaagagaTAAACcagaattattaaaaattgataattttaaaattattcataaaaatatttatcaagtaaatgaagaagaaaaaaaagagtTAGGATTATTCGATGCCATTCATGTTGGAGCGTCAGCTAGCGAACTACCTGAAATTCTAGTGGACCTCTTAGCAGAGAATGGCAAATTGATTATACCCATAGAAGAAGATTATACACAAgttttatatgaaataacaaaaaaaaatggcaaaattataaaagataGATTATTTGATGTTTGTTTTGTTGccttaaaaaaaaattaa
- a CDS encoding hypothetical protein (conserved Plasmodium protein, unknown function), which translates to MERKKRKKDTYDEKSDDIDSLNEIDRELFGEDELKILEKGYKEVSEDKEEDNDYYIDKEILNVTNNDDFIHLDDIYESDNITSEDKSVSSDVEIIEIDSEVSSNEKDMKKKKKRNLKNNDKKKNDSNNDNIKNNYSLNKKSDDDIPNECKLFSVDELRKFKDMRYKNVQKRIEENKLITFLLCWICHLYFLNNICNNKLLQGLIYSVYANYKGTKKLYKDPIYLFLFIKNYFELTIDRKSWIIGDKILSKYFKGSIIFRLIRCIHRRKGNNVLLNLIFVSLCRCLNIPSRICMSLPMLKDEIYSIDNNDHFIKKCYHKYSEEFNQNIFFNDFMNNIETYSSDKENFLNNEEGDINNYMNNENKNNNNKNNNNNNNYYHNDDVIIIEKEDFILNKKKKSLKNYKTHETTQYHIFAECYSSSFNKWVSFFFPFNVYYFNFFNFSKNDNTNNYESKIFHILLPLPKTSEEIKIYKSEKTKNNLNKFPHSLFYKTKKKVKEYISEQSSDQSSLLSIYSYDENDKKEKHQKDKYINNNVQESVCIQKADNMFKKTEMSSNKNIEPTQDNNYIIHKDLVRRKKKTNNNNYTSSNILKETKYHITSHPFFNQDLKLNKLDNKKYSHKNFHILCENYKGKMYIEKNNKFFIYDKKKKNILRIIYLQYNIKKNDDTKRKNKNHIKDNSKFDSFHNVHDNIFDFEEDEEHMNIKNSLVDIYSTNDTKKFLLNQIIELKNANKKLKKEYNNNISNHLIEYDEIIYDKFGDISKLNSYENKYIKVFINSNVYKYFYNLDHYNLYLSINKYNILKDISVRHKLRCSTNSNKSNTINAIIKGDKQCNIIRESFRKLCFYTNKKYYNNLELLIDKRDEDYLYNLYVTNMIPKEKTDFLKSNYYILKSMLKKNQVIYPNKPVGLFKGENVYLKENFYNLTRREYLENKHYYLSDSEEPLNYEYDEYNKIKIPLYAQFQLKKRINRNRKYENCLLSLGPNEIISNDTTQNNNDINNNLLGMDEQHFDYIYDKKDKLDILKNKLFAHIKANTIIELNEDDICIYNIQLKYILKHIKGIIPYKLIYNNSYFLYNKFRKRQNVKVDVNKIIIRKKDFISFQNLYVPPKKTQDEFLIRDKTKQIKNLWKVLFKSVMYEQKNKQLSIQKKKAKNIYKMKDFNMDVDRYFEI; encoded by the coding sequence atggaaagaaagaaaagaaaaaaagataCTTATGATGAAAAAAGTGATGATATCGATTCCTTGAATGAGATTGATAGAGAATTGTTTGGAGAAgatgaattaaaaatattagaaaaaGGATATAAAGAAGTTTCAGAAGATAAAGAAGAAGATAACgattattatatagatAAGGAAATATTGAATGTCacaaataatgatgattTTATACACCTTGATGATATTTATGAATCTGATAATATTACTAGTGAAGACAAAAGTGTGAGTAGTGATGTAGAAATTATTGAAATAGATAGTGAGGTGTCatcaaatgaaaaagatatgaaaaaaaagaaaaaaaggaatttgaaaaataatgataaaaaaaaaaatgacagtaataatgacaatattaaaaataattatagtttaaataaaaaaagtgaTGATGATATTCCAAATGAatgtaaattattttctgTAGATGAATTAAGAAAGTTTAAAGATATgagatataaaaatgtgCAAAAAAGaatagaagaaaataaattaataacatttttattatgttgGATTTGtcatctttattttttaaataatatttgtaaCAATAAATTATTACAAGGTTTGATATATTCTGTATATGCAAATTATAAAGgcacaaaaaaattatataagGACCcgatatatttatttttatttataaagaattattttgaattaACAATTGATAGAAAATCATGGATTATAGGTGATAAAATTCTTTCAAAGTATTTCAAAGGATCAATAATATTTAGATTAATTAGGTGTATACACAGAAGAAAAGGTAATAATGTTTTgttaaatttaatttttgtttctttATGTAGATGTTTAAATATACCTAGTCGTATATGTATGTCTTTACCTATGCTAAAAGATGAAATCTATAGtatagataataatgatcattttattaaaaaatgttatcATAAATATTCTGAAGAGTttaatcaaaatatttttttcaacgattttatgaataatatagaGACATATAGTAGTGACAAAGAAaactttttaaataatgaagaaggagatataaataattacaTGAACAAtgaaaacaaaaacaacaacaacaaaaacaataataataataataattattatcacaaTGATGATGTTATAATTATTGAGAAAGAagattttattttaaataaaaaaaaaaaaagtttgaaaaattataaaacaCATGAAACTACACaatatcatatttttgCAGAATGTTATTCTTCTAGTTTTAATAAATGggtttcttttttctttccttttaatgtatattattttaatttctttaatttttcaaaaaatgataatacaaataattatgaaagtaaaatatttcatatacTATTGCCCCTACCAAAAACATcagaagaaataaaaatatataaaagtgaaaaaacaaaaaataacTTAAATAAATTTCCACATTCCCTTTTTTacaaaacaaaaaagaaagtaaaagaatatatatctGAACAATCTAGTGATCAAAGTTCTCTTCTATCAATTTATTCttatgatgaaaatgataaaaaggaaaaacACCAGAAggataaatatataaataataatgttcAAGAAAGTGTATGTATTCAAAAAGCTGataatatgtttaaaaaGACAGAAATGTCTTccaataaaaatatagagCCAACTCAAGAtaacaattatataatacataaagATTTAGttagaagaaaaaaaaaaacaaataataataattatacatcatctaatatattaaaagaaacTAAATATCATATAACGTCTCATCCATTTTTTAATCAAgatttaaaattaaataaattagacaataaaaaatattctcataaaaattttcatattttatgtgaaaattataagggaaaaatgtatatcgaaaaaaataacaaattttttatatatgataaaaaaaaaaaaaatatattaagaattatttatttacaatataatataaaaaaaaatgatgatacgaaaagaaaaaataaaaatcaCATAAAAGATAATTCAAAATTTGATTCCTTTCATAATGTtcatgataatatatttgattttGAAGAGGATGAAGAacatatgaatataaagaattcattagttgatatatatagtacaaatgatacaaaaaaatttcttttaaatcaaattattgaattaaaaaatgcaaataaaaaattaaaaaaagaatataataataatatatcaaatcATTTGATAGAATATGATGAAATTATTTATGATAAATTTGGAGATATATCAAAACTAAATtcatatgaaaataaatatattaaagtttttataaattcaaatgtttataaatatttctataattTGGATCATTATAATCTATATCTTtctattaataaatataatatattaaaagatataagTGTAAGACACAAATTAAGATGTAGTACTAATAGTAATAAATCTAATACAATTAATGCAATTATTAAAGGAGACAAACaatgtaatattattagaGAATCTTTTAGAAAGTTATGtttttatacaaataagaaatattataataatttagaACTATTAATAGATAAACGAGATGAagattatttatataatttgtatGTAACTAATATGATTCCTAAAGAAAAAACAGATTTCTTAAAATCAaactattatatattaaaatccatgctaaaaaaaaatcaagTCATATATCCAAACAAACCAGTTGGATTATTTAAGGGTgaaaatgtatatttaaaagaaaatttttataatctAACTAGAAGGGAATACTTAGAAAAtaaacattattatttaagTGATAGTGAGGAACCTTTAAATTATGaatatgatgaatataataaaattaaaattcCTTTATATGCTCAATTCCAGttgaaaaaaagaattaatagaaatagaaaatatgaaaattgTCTTCTATCATTAGGACCAAATGAAATTATAAGTAATGACACAActcaaaataataatgatattaataataatttattagGGATGGATGAACAGCattttgattatatatatgataaaaaagataaattagatattttaaaaaataaactaTTTGCTCATATTAAAGCAAATACTATTATTGAATTAAATGAAGATgatatttgtatttataatatccaattaaagtatatattaaaacatattaaaGGAATTATTCCATATAAATTAATCtataataattcttattTCCTTTATAACAAATTTCGTAAGAGACAAAATGTAAAAGTAGACgttaataaaattattatcagAAAAAAAGACTTTATCTCTTTtcaaaatttatatgtgcCCCCAAAAAAAACACAAGATGAATTTCTAATCAGAGacaaaacaaaacaaaTCAAAAATCTATGGAAAGTATTGTTCAAAAGTGTAATGtatgaacaaaaaaataaacaattatccatacagaaaaaaaaggcaaaaaatatttataaaatgaaagaTTTCAATATGGACGTTGATAGATATTTTGAAATTTGA
- a CDS encoding putative RNA methyltransferase — translation MGDDEKYPFIDKVSKKHINKSNKKKKSNNNISNEENKKLNINNIEENHKIDNTKESNIEQLNVSLNDDIKNSITKRIPNISRDLKLDVCVAIPSTIINNKSDVIKSYLTSFLARIFTIFSISKIYIYDDYLEQENLINKQKNYGDYQNEKYKKDIKNNSNNINKNMHNNIKKDPNDNDQNGFDNIVNNEKNKEESPQYSYLCKYMHYNLQYLETPQYLRKHLFPITNFLKNSGIMNPVDAPHHLRSDEWLPFREGVVLQKSSNGIIVDVGLFSNVLIENVNYINIGTRVTVLFQSNSYELFQKKNPNVLFTGKLIHPSVPKLYNLYWGYSIEILKNLSDIFKLQVDYLIGTSERGKFIDDTMVSFRDAKSVLIVFGNKDGLEDLLIKEKEKKKNKIFSPEKKVKVLNKMLKKFDLFINTCPCQTSRTIRTEEAITITLSLLHNILK, via the exons ATGGGAgatgatgaaaaatatCCATTCATAGATAAAGTAAGtaaaaaacatattaataaatcaaataaaaaaaaaaaaagtaataataatataagtaatgaagaaaataaaaaattaaatataaacaatatagAAGAAAATCATAAAATAGATAATACTAAGGAAAGTAATATAGAACAATTAAATGTCTCTCttaatgatgatataaaaaattctATAACAAAAAGAATCCCTAACATAAGTAGGGATTTAAAGTTAGATGTTTGCGTAGCTATTCCTTcaacaataataaataataaaagtgaTGTTATTAAATCATATTTAACTAGTTTTTTGGCAAGAATATTTACGATTTTTTCCATATcgaaaatatatatatatgatgattATCTGGAACaagaaaatttaataaataaacaaaaaaattacgGTGATTatcaaaatgaaaaatataaaaaggatataaaaaacaatagtaataatattaataaaaatatgcataataatataaagaaagACCCAAATGACAATGATCAGAATGGTTTTGACAATATTgtaaataatgaaaaaaacAAAGAAGAATCACCTCAATATTCGtatttatgtaaatatatgCATTATAATTTACAATATTTAGAAACTCCTCAATACTTAAGAAAACATTTATTTCCAATtacaaattttttaaaaaattcaGGAATTATGAATCCAGTAGATGCACCTCATCATTTAAGGAGTGATGAGTGGTTACCTTTTAGAGAAGGGGTAGTTCTTCAAAAATCGTCAAACGGAATTATTGTAGACGTTGGATTATTTTCAAATGTACTCATAGAAAatgtaaattatataaatattggAACAAGAGTTACCGTTTTATTTCAATCAAATTCATATGAACTgtttcaaaaaaaaaacccCAACGTTTTATTTACAGGTAAATTAATACATCCATCTGTACCCAAGTtgtataatttatattgGGGATATTCCattgaaatattaaagaatttgagtgacatttttaaattacAAGTTGACTACTTAATTGGGACATCAGAAAGGGGGAAATTCATTGATGATACTATGGTATCTTTCAGGGATGcaaa aTCCGTTCTTATCGTTTTTGGAAATAAAGATGGGTTGGAAGATTTGTtaattaaagaaaaagagaaaaaaaagaacaaaattttttcacctgaaaaaaaagttaaagtattaaataagatgttaaaaaaattcgatttatttattaatactTGTCCGTGTCAAACCTCTCGAACGATCAGAACTGAAGAGGCCATAACAATAACTTTATCATTgttacataatattttaaagtAG